The following coding sequences lie in one Papaver somniferum cultivar HN1 unplaced genomic scaffold, ASM357369v1 unplaced-scaffold_52, whole genome shotgun sequence genomic window:
- the LOC113343031 gene encoding protein GPR107-like — protein sequence MKRFSVNLLLFLSISSLFISLTSAEIKNLEIRADSRPMILFERFGFTHTGHVNVKVTDVQYSSSVSQPDPSRLGFFLLSEEALIQVIIESEQNPNFCVLDSHYILSLFTFKELNPPQSNSYNNSFPVTVPNEYSLFFTNCLPQCQVNMDVRTEIYNVDNGVDKDYLPAGQTKLPMMYFVFSLAYFVFLVGWIYVCITNKHSVHRIHLLMAGLLLMKALNLISAAEDKHYVKVTGTAHGWDVLFYIFQFIRVTLLFTVIVLIGTGWSFLKPFLQEKEKKVLMIVIPLQVLANLASVVIGETGPFIKDWVTWNQVFLLVDIVCCCAIIFPIVWSIRSLKETSKTDGKAARNLAKLTLFRQFYIVVIGYLYFTRIVVFALKTISAYKYQWVSTAAEETVSLAFYMVMFYMFRPVEKNEYFVLDEEEEEAAQQILQDEEFEL from the coding sequence atgaagagattttctgtAAATCTTCTGCTTTTCCTCTCGATCTCTTCCTTATTCATTTCATTAACATCCGCAGAGATCAAAAATTTAGAGATCCGTGCAGATTCAAGACCAATGATCTTATTCGAACGATTCGGTTTCACTCATACCGGCCACGTTAATGTTAAAGTAACAGATGTACAATACTCTTCATCTGTTTCACAACCAGATCCATCTCGattaggtttttttcttctctcagaAGAAGCCCTAATTCAAGTAATCATAGAAAgtgaacaaaaccctaatttctgtgttCTTGATAGTCATTACATTCTATCGTTATTCACTTTTAAAGAATTAAATCCACCTCAGAGTAATTCTTACAATAATTCATTCCCTGTTACTGTTCCTAATGAGTACAGTCTTTTCTTTACAAATTGTTTACCACAATGTCAAGTTAATATGGATGTTAGAACAGAGATCTACAATGTTGATAATGGTGTTGACAAGGATTATCTACCAGCAGGTCAGACTAAACTACCTATGATGTATTTTGTGTTTTCATTAGCTTATTTTGTCTTCTTAGTTGGCTGGATTTATGTTTGTATTACAAATAAGCATTCGGTTCATCGAATTCATCTTTTGATGGCGGGGTTATTGTTGATGAAAGCATTGAATTTGATATCTGCTGCTGAGGATAAACATTATGTTAAGGTTACTGGGACGGCTCATGGATGGGATGTGTTGTTTTACATTTTCCAGTTTATTAGGGTAACGTTGTTGTTTACTGTGATTGTGTTGATTGGAACTGGTTGGTCGTTTTTGAAGCCATTtttacaagagaaagagaagaaggtgttgatgaTTGTGATTCCGTTACAAGTGTTAGCCAATTTAGCTTCAGTTGTGATTGGAGAAACTGGTCCTTTTATCAAAGATTGGGTAACTTGGAATCAAGTTTTCTTGTTGGTTGATATCGTTTGTTGTTGTGCAATTATATTCCCAATCGTATGGTCGATCAGATCATTGAAAGAAACATCGAAAACGGATGGGAAAGCTGCGAGGAATTTGGCTAAGTTGACACTTTTTAGACAGTTTTATATAGTTGTGATTGGGTATTTGTATTTCACGCGAATAGTGGTGTTTGCGTTGAAAACAATTTCTGCATACAAGTATCAATGGGTTAGTACTGCAGCTGAAGAAACAGTGAGTTTGGCATTCTACATGGTAATGTTCTATATGTTTAGACCAGTTGAGAAGAATGAGTATTTTGTGcttgatgaggaggaagaagaagctgCACAGCAAATTTTGCAAGACGAAGAATTCGAGCTTTGA